The following nucleotide sequence is from Mycobacterium sp. 3519A.
CTTGTGAAGTCCGGACGGCTGTCCGCCGAACAAGCCAAGGCCGCGGACAGCGTCTTCGCGGAAAATCGGCGGATGCTCACGCCGATGATGATCGCCGGGATCGGCAGGCGGCCCTGACGGCGCAATAGCGCCGTAACGACAACGCGGCTGTCTTAACGCTGTGGACATGCTGCGCAGCTTTGAGTGAAACTTTTCGGCACGACCATCCCTGCTGTGGAGACCATCCAGGTCGGTTCACCGGCGATCGCCACCGCCCCCGGTAACACCTTCGTGTGCCTCGTCCGGTTCGCGTTGGCGAACATCCGTCGCAGGCCAGAACGGTTCGCGCTTGCCGTGCTCGGCATCGCACTGGCGATCGCATGCGTGACGGTGGTGCGCACCATCTCGGCCAGTTTCGCGATCACCGGGGCGGATTCGGTGACCGACGTGTTGGACGGCGCGCAGTTGTGGGCGGTGCCCGCCGCGGGCATCCACTACGACAGCAACGCGCAGGCTCTGGTCGCCGACGGTGCCGCGCCCGCCATCACCGTGCCGCCGGGATGGACCGCGACCCGGGTCATCTCCGGGGTCACCGAGATCAACGGCAGCACGGTCTCGCTGCGCGGCAACGACGAAATACCCAGTGGCCAAGCGAGGTTCGGCACAGCAGTAGCCGATCGACTGGATCTGCAACCAGGCGACCGGGTGGCAGTCGGCGGGCGGGATCTGGTCGTCGGCGTCGAAGGCAGCGGGCAGTCGGTGACCGTGGCGACGCCGCTTGCCCGGTCGGTGGTCGGTGACAACGCCTGGTGGACGATCGTCGCCCCGCCCGGCGACGAGAAGCGGCGCGACCTGGGGCAGACCTTCGGTGACGCGGTCGATGTGCCGTCGACGTCGGACCCGTCGGTCAAACCGGACCCGACCGGCCGCGGCCTGATCTACGACACCGTCGGCGGTTCCGGGCCGTTGACGTTCGAGCAGAAGTTCTCCGCGCTGTTCTCCGGCAAGGTGACCAGTTCGACGCTCGGCCTCATCTCGACGATCGGGTTGGGCCTCGGATTCGTCATCGCGGTGTCGTCGTTCTTGGCGGCCGTGCAGGAGCGACGGCGCGAGTTCGGCATCATGTCCAGCATCGGGCTCGCCGACGAAGTGCTCTACTTCTTCCTCGTCGAATCGGGCATCGTGTTCCTGGCGGCCTACCTGGTCGGTGTGCTCGGCGCTGGAGCTGCTGTGGCGCTGGTGATTCCGGGGATCGCGACACCGACGGCCTGGCTGCAGGCCGCAGGTATGGTCGCGGCTTTCCTGCCCGCGATGGCGATCGTCGGCGCGCTGGTGCCCGTGCACCGGCTACTGCAACAACGGCCCGTCTCACTATTGGGAGACAGGTGATGATGCGACACGGCTTGTCCTACGGGTGGTTGGCTGCGCGACGGCGCATCGCCGAAATGGTGCTACCCGTCATCACGACGGCGACGGGCGCCTTCCTCGTGGTGATCGTGTTCGGCATGTCCGACGGGATTCGCGCGCAGTCGGCGTCACTGGGGCACGCCGACGAGATCGGCCGCGCCGTCGTGCTGATCGCCGTCACCGTGCTGCTGGTGGGCGTGGTCGAGGTGGCGGTGGCGACCACCCGCACCGTCGCCCATCGCACACGTGAACTCGGCGTGCTCGGCGCCAACGGTGTGCCGCGCGCGCCGGTGGTCGCGGCGTTGCTGGTCGAGCCGGTGATCGCTGCGGTGCTCGGCGCGGCGGTCGGGGCGTTGCTCGCCGCGGTGACCGGGTTATTGCTCGGCACGGTCGGTTTGGCGGCCACCGGAGTGTCGGTTGAGGGGTTGACGCTCGGCGCGGCGATCGCGTTCGTCGTGAGCGTCGTCGCGGCACTGGCCACCAGCATCGTGCCCACCTGGCGCGCCGCGTCGCGGCCGCCGATCCGATCGCTGACCGCAGGAGTCTGACGATGACCGCTATCGACGAAACCGCCGACACCACCGCCGCGGCGCAGGACCGCGCGCCCGTCATCGAGATCTCGGACGTATGGAAGCTGCACAAGCTCGGCGACGAAGTGGTTCGCGCGCTGGTGGCCGCCGAGTTGAAAGTCATGCCAGGAGAATTCGTCTGTCTGATGGGGCCGAGCGGCAGCGGGAAGTCGACGCTGCTCAACATCATCGGTGGACTCGACCGGCCCACCAAGGGCAGCGTCAGGCTGGCGGGTCGTGACACGTCGCTGCTGACCGAGAGCCAGTTCGCCGCGTTGCGTCACGACACCATCGGGTTCATCTTCCAGAGCTACAACCTGATCCCGTTCCTGTCGGCGGTGGAAAACGTCGAACTGCCACTGATGTTCGAGCCGTACGACCGCAAATCGCTGCGCAAGCGGGCGCTGGAACTGCTCGAACTCGTCGGTCTCGGGCACCGGGTGCACCACCAGCCGACCAAGATGTCAGGCGGCGAACAGCAGCGCACGGCGATCGCGCGCTCGCTGATCAGCAACCCGACGCTTGTGCTTGCCGACGAACCGACTGCCAATCTGGACCACCGCACCGGGGAGACGGTGGTGCGCATGCTGCGCGACCTGTGTTCCACGCTGGGCGTCACCGTGGTCGCCAGCACGCACGACCCCACGGTGGCCGACGAAGCGAGCCGTGTCGTCCGCATGAAAGACGGACAAATCGTCAACTGATCCAACGGCATTGGAAAGAGATTCGCATGACCCAAGAACTGGAAGCGGCGCCGGCGCGCGACAAGCTCCTGACCACCGAACTCGTTCCCGAACAAGTACTGCCGAAGGTGATGACGACCTTCGGTTTGGTCGCCACCTACGTGTTCATCATCTGCTGGCTCACCGGTTCGTCGGTGATGGCGGCGGGCGGTTGGACCGCGATCCCGATGTGGGTGCTGGGCATCATCACCTTCCTGGTGCCCGCCGGCATGGCGGTCGCCGAACTGGGCAACCTGTGGCCCGGTGAAGGCGGCGTGTACATCTGGGCCACCCGCACCATGGGCGAAACCTGGGGCTTCGTCGGCGGCTACCTGTCGTGGATACCGGTGATCCTCAACGCGGCGTCGTCGCCGGCGATCGTCCTGCAGTTCGTGCTGCTGGCATTCCACGCGCAGCTGGGTCTGACGTTGAGCATCATCCTGCAGTTGGTGATCCTCTGGGGCGTGATCGGCCTGGCACTGGCGAAACTCGCTGCCAATCAACGCATCATGAACGTCGTGTTCGTGGTGTACGGGGCGCTGACCCTCGTCATCTTCGTCGCAGGCCTGACATATGCGCTGAAGAACGGATCGGCGACACCGTTCACCGCACACGCCGCGCTGGTGCCCGACTTCGCAGGCGCCGGATTCCTGTACGGCACCGTGCTGCTGTACCTGCTGGGCGTCGAGACGCCCTACAACATGGGTGCGGAGTTCCTCTCGGTGCGCAAGAGCGGCCCGAAGATGGTGGTGTGGGGTTCGGCCGCGCTGGTGGTGATCTACCTGCTGACCACCCTGGGCACGATGATGGTGCTGCCCGGTGACCAGATCGACCCGGTGACCGGTGTGATCGGCATGCTGGGCACGGCAGCACCAAAGGGTGTGATGGAAGTCTGCGCAATCGTGTTGGCCGGCATCATCTTTGTCGCGCTGATGACCTACCAGGTCACCTACTCGAGGCTGATCTTCGTCTCCGGTCTCGAGCGTCACCTGCCGCGCATCTTCACCCACCTGAACCCGCGCACCCGCAACCCGGTGACCGCCGTGCTGATCCAGGGTGTGCTGTCGTCGCTGATCCTGGTCGGGTTGTACTCGCAGAGCAGCATGGCCAATGTCACGATCTTCATCCAGGGCGGGCTTTCCACGGTCTGGCTGATCTCAGGATTCTTCTTCCTGTTCCCGGTGATCATCGCCAGGAAGAAG
It contains:
- a CDS encoding ABC transporter permease, translated to METIQVGSPAIATAPGNTFVCLVRFALANIRRRPERFALAVLGIALAIACVTVVRTISASFAITGADSVTDVLDGAQLWAVPAAGIHYDSNAQALVADGAAPAITVPPGWTATRVISGVTEINGSTVSLRGNDEIPSGQARFGTAVADRLDLQPGDRVAVGGRDLVVGVEGSGQSVTVATPLARSVVGDNAWWTIVAPPGDEKRRDLGQTFGDAVDVPSTSDPSVKPDPTGRGLIYDTVGGSGPLTFEQKFSALFSGKVTSSTLGLISTIGLGLGFVIAVSSFLAAVQERRREFGIMSSIGLADEVLYFFLVESGIVFLAAYLVGVLGAGAAVALVIPGIATPTAWLQAAGMVAAFLPAMAIVGALVPVHRLLQQRPVSLLGDR
- a CDS encoding APC family permease — translated: MTQELEAAPARDKLLTTELVPEQVLPKVMTTFGLVATYVFIICWLTGSSVMAAGGWTAIPMWVLGIITFLVPAGMAVAELGNLWPGEGGVYIWATRTMGETWGFVGGYLSWIPVILNAASSPAIVLQFVLLAFHAQLGLTLSIILQLVILWGVIGLALAKLAANQRIMNVVFVVYGALTLVIFVAGLTYALKNGSATPFTAHAALVPDFAGAGFLYGTVLLYLLGVETPYNMGAEFLSVRKSGPKMVVWGSAALVVIYLLTTLGTMMVLPGDQIDPVTGVIGMLGTAAPKGVMEVCAIVLAGIIFVALMTYQVTYSRLIFVSGLERHLPRIFTHLNPRTRNPVTAVLIQGVLSSLILVGLYSQSSMANVTIFIQGGLSTVWLISGFFFLFPVIIARKKYADRYASEQFWRIPGGAVGVWITVIVGTLGTIGGVYYSFAKSWIHDVPDSTWMMWTGSISVGMCVLGALVYIFGRRSAAKVSQEDALAHLAVLELKDEAK
- a CDS encoding ABC transporter ATP-binding protein, encoding MTAIDETADTTAAAQDRAPVIEISDVWKLHKLGDEVVRALVAAELKVMPGEFVCLMGPSGSGKSTLLNIIGGLDRPTKGSVRLAGRDTSLLTESQFAALRHDTIGFIFQSYNLIPFLSAVENVELPLMFEPYDRKSLRKRALELLELVGLGHRVHHQPTKMSGGEQQRTAIARSLISNPTLVLADEPTANLDHRTGETVVRMLRDLCSTLGVTVVASTHDPTVADEASRVVRMKDGQIVN
- a CDS encoding ABC transporter permease, giving the protein MMRHGLSYGWLAARRRIAEMVLPVITTATGAFLVVIVFGMSDGIRAQSASLGHADEIGRAVVLIAVTVLLVGVVEVAVATTRTVAHRTRELGVLGANGVPRAPVVAALLVEPVIAAVLGAAVGALLAAVTGLLLGTVGLAATGVSVEGLTLGAAIAFVVSVVAALATSIVPTWRAASRPPIRSLTAGV